Below is a window of Ruegeria sp. THAF33 DNA.
GCGTGACGGGGATCGAAGGCGGTGAAACCCCAGCCTATATGCAAGCCCATTTCGACAGGTGCCAGGCAACGGGTATGCCATCGCAGTTCTACCTGCACGAGGACGGCCAATATCGACTGGCGCGGATGCCGCTGAAAGAAGGGGCCGAGAGTTATACGATGGACGGGAAATCCGCCGTGCGCCGTTGGTTGGGCCGGTCGCCCTTTGCGGATGCGGGATCGCTTTTGAAATTCCACTATCCGACCACGTGGAACCACTTTCTTGCCGATCACTCGATTGTTTTCCGCGTCACGCCGATCAGCCCGACAGAGACCGAGGTCACGACCAAATGGCTGGTCAACAAGGATGCCGTTGAAGGCGTTGACTATGACGTGAAACGTCTGACCGAAGTCTGGGTCGCCACGAATGACGAAGATCGACAGGTGGTCGAGGACAACCAGCAGGGCATCAACAGCCCGGCCTATGTGCCCGGCCCATATTCAGCCATTCAGGAATCCGGCGTGCTGCAATTCGTGGATTGGTATTGCAACACAGTGTCGGCCCGCCTGGCCCCTGACTCAATGGCGGCGGAGTAAGTCTGATGAAAGACCTGAACACGCTTTCATCAGCCGTCTGGCAGGATGGAGAGATGCTGGAATGTGTCTCGGTCGTGCCCGAGATGCCGAACACTGCCAGCTTTTCGTTCCGGGCCCCCTCGGGGGCGCAGTTCGCCTATTACCCTGGTCAGTTCCTGACGCTCGAGATTCCGGCGCCCGGCCAGCCCGGGGGAGTCGTGCATCGCACCTACACGATCTCATCGTCGCCGTCGCGGCCGCGGTCGATCACCATCACCGCCAAAGCGCAACCCGACAGTATCGGCACGCGCTGGATGCTTGACAATCTTCAACCCGGCATGCGGATCAAGGCCATTGGGCCTGCGGGCCTGTTCACCAACGCGTTGAGCGATGCGCGCAAGTTCCTGTTTATCTCGGCTGGCTCGGGCATCACGCCGATGATGTCGATGACCACCTGCATGTGGGACGAAGGCCGCGATCTGGACGTTGTCTTCATCAACTGCGCCAAAAGGCCATCCGAGATCATCTTCCGCCAGCGCTTGGAACAGATGGCCAGCCGCACGGATGGTTTGGACCTGAAATTCGTGGTGGAAGAGCCGGACCGCTACCGCCCATGGACCGGATATCAGGGTCAGTTCAACCAATTGATGCTGGGCCTGATGGCGCCGGATTACCTTGAGCGCGAAGTCTATTGCTGCGGTCCTGAGCCCTTCATGCAAGCAGTACGCGACGCGCTGGCCGGTCTTGGTTTTGATATGAACAACTACCATCAGGAAAGCTTCGGCGCGCCGGTGGAAACCGAGGCGGATCAGCCCGAGTTGGATGACGTTGTTCTGGACGACGACAGCAGCGCCGAGATCCTGTTCGCGACCTCGGGCGTGACGGCCAAGGTTGCCGAGACCGACACGGTGCTTGCCGCCGCCCGCTCGGTTGGCCTGAACATACCGTCAGGCTGTACATTCGGCGTGTGCGGGACCTGCAAGGTCAAGAAAACTGCCGGAGAGGTCCATATGGTCCACAACGGAGGGATCTCGGAAGACGACATCGACGCGGGGTACATTCTGGCCTGCTGCTCGAACCCGATCGGCAAGGTCGAAGTCGAGGTTTAGGTGCTTCGCATCCCGATCAAAGCCGCAGCGTGGCTGACACCCGCTGCGGTTTTCGGCGTGGTTTTTCTGCCCGTTGCAGAATCCGGGCCAGATTGGGTCGCCGAATGTCCGGCGCTTTCGGGCTTTCCCGCCATCTCACGGACGCGGCGCGAGCATTTGCCTTTGTCTTCGCCGACCATCACGCTGTTATCGAAAACGCGAAAAGAGAGAGCCCCACAATGCCCGTGGCTGTTCCCAGCGGCCGATCCTGAGCACCCCTACAAGGGTTTGAAGAGGTTCTGGCGGTCAGTCAAATGACCGCACATCTGGAAAACCAACGAAAACATGATCACAGGCACGCGCCTCGCAGACGACCCCTTGCGGCAATCAGCTCAAGCTGACGACTTCATCGTCCGCAGACCGGTTGATCAATCATGGCAGTGGATAATGTGTTCGTCGGCGCGGTGTCGAAGCTTGGGCCCGGAGCCAATACGCTAAGCTTGTCCGAGAGTAGGTGTAAGCGATTGGATGAGTGTCATCAGGCCAGAGAACCCATTCACTCAGACGCACCAAAGCGGCGTTGATTCAGTTGATCTATCAGAAAACGGGTACTTTGCGTGTTGTCCAACTGTTGCTTGCCCATAGCAAGACGGACAGTACAGTGCGTTACCCGGAATGGACGCGAACAGCAGCCAAGACGTACATTTTATTGGTCAGAGGCTGCCCCTGAGGTTCCTCGAATTGTCAGGGTTGCAGAATACTCGAAATGGCGAACTGGCATTTCAGGTGTTCGCATGCGGTCCAGAAGGATCTCGGCCAATCGCGTACCCAATTTTTTTGGGTTGATCGCCATTGTTGTGAGGCCAGGCGTCGAGACGGCGGCATCTTCGATGTCGTCGAAGCCTACTACTGAAAAGTCACGCCCGGGTTTCAAATTGGATTGGATCAAGCCAAAGCATGCCCCAAGTGCAACAACATCGCCATTGCAAACAACGCCTGTTACCTCAGGGTGTCGCTGGCGAAGTGCGGTGATTGCTTCAACACCAGAGCGTTTGGTTTCTTCGCATGGCCAGATAACCGGATGCACGCCGCCCAATTTCTCCAAGGCACTCAGATAACC
It encodes the following:
- a CDS encoding hybrid-cluster NAD(P)-dependent oxidoreductase, translated to MKDLNTLSSAVWQDGEMLECVSVVPEMPNTASFSFRAPSGAQFAYYPGQFLTLEIPAPGQPGGVVHRTYTISSSPSRPRSITITAKAQPDSIGTRWMLDNLQPGMRIKAIGPAGLFTNALSDARKFLFISAGSGITPMMSMTTCMWDEGRDLDVVFINCAKRPSEIIFRQRLEQMASRTDGLDLKFVVEEPDRYRPWTGYQGQFNQLMLGLMAPDYLEREVYCCGPEPFMQAVRDALAGLGFDMNNYHQESFGAPVETEADQPELDDVVLDDDSSAEILFATSGVTAKVAETDTVLAAARSVGLNIPSGCTFGVCGTCKVKKTAGEVHMVHNGGISEDDIDAGYILACCSNPIGKVEVEV